A segment of the Streptomyces sp. ITFR-21 genome:
CGTTTCGACCTGCCGCTGGCGGCCGTCGGCACCCCGTTCCAGCGGCGCGTCTGGTCGGCGTTGAACGACATCCCTTACGGCGAGACGGTCTCGTACGGCCGACTCGCAGCGTCCCTCGGCCAGCCGGGCGCCTCCCGCGCCGTGGGCCTGGCCAACGGCAAGAACCCGATCAGCATCATCGTGCCCTGCCACCGGGTGGTCGGCGCCAACGGCAGCCTGACCGGCTACGGCGGCGGCCTGGAGCGCAAGCGCTGGCTGCTGGGCCTCGAAGGCGGGCTCTGCCGACCGACGCTGATCTGACCGCCGGCCGCGGCGGCGGTGGTGCCGGGGACCGTCCGGAGCACCACCGGCCCGGCGGGGTCAGGGGGCGCCCCGCGTCACGGCCTGCGCGTGCTGCCGCAGCGGCACGTCCTCGGCAACCGCCGGGCCGGTCCGCCTCCTTCGCCGCCACCCGTATCCGGCCAGTGCCGCCAGTCCGAGCAGCGAGACCCCGCACGCCGCTTCGCCGAGCCGCAGCCCCGGCGGGGTGAAGGAGCAGGAGACCGTGTTCGTACGGCCGTCGAGCGGCACGGCCAGCAACCCGAGGTACGACGCCGCCGGACGCGCCGGGCCGTGACCGGCCG
Coding sequences within it:
- a CDS encoding methylated-DNA--[protein]-cysteine S-methyltransferase codes for the protein MTTTVYALVDSPCGPLTLVARDGALAGLYMTDHRHRPPLESFGARVEPDGLPALAEVSEQLSAYFAGGLTRFDLPLAAVGTPFQRRVWSALNDIPYGETVSYGRLAASLGQPGASRAVGLANGKNPISIIVPCHRVVGANGSLTGYGGGLERKRWLLGLEGGLCRPTLI